In Streptomyces sp. SN-593, a single genomic region encodes these proteins:
- a CDS encoding SDR family NAD(P)-dependent oxidoreductase codes for MTQQTGTRDRVALITGANRGLGRSTALRLAAEGVDSVLTYRSHADEAQAVVDEITALGRTARALPLDAGRVEDFPGFVAEVERTLKETWGRDRFDYLVNNAGHSAPAPFAETTVEDFDALFAVHVRGVYFLTQALAPLIADGGRIVNTSSGLARFSRPGMSAYAMTKGAVEVFTRYLALELGGRGITANTVAPGPIATDFGGGYLRDNEQVRTQLGAETALGRVGEPDDIGGVVASLLSEHTGWINGQRVEASGGTLL; via the coding sequence ATGACCCAGCAGACCGGAACCCGCGACCGCGTCGCCCTGATCACCGGCGCCAACCGCGGCCTGGGGCGCAGCACCGCGCTGCGGCTCGCCGCGGAAGGCGTCGACTCGGTCCTCACCTACCGCTCGCACGCCGACGAGGCGCAGGCCGTCGTCGACGAGATCACCGCCCTCGGCCGCACCGCGCGGGCCCTGCCGCTGGACGCCGGCCGGGTCGAGGACTTCCCCGGCTTCGTCGCGGAGGTGGAGCGGACCCTCAAGGAGACCTGGGGGCGCGACCGCTTCGACTACCTCGTCAACAACGCCGGCCACTCCGCCCCGGCGCCGTTCGCGGAGACCACCGTCGAGGACTTCGACGCGCTCTTCGCGGTGCACGTGCGCGGCGTGTACTTCCTCACCCAGGCGCTCGCGCCGCTGATCGCCGATGGCGGCCGGATCGTCAACACCTCCTCCGGCCTGGCTCGCTTCAGCCGGCCGGGCATGTCGGCGTACGCCATGACGAAGGGCGCGGTGGAGGTCTTCACCCGCTACCTGGCGCTGGAGCTGGGCGGGCGCGGGATCACCGCGAACACCGTGGCGCCCGGGCCGATCGCCACCGACTTCGGCGGCGGCTACCTGCGGGACAACGAGCAGGTGCGCACGCAGCTCGGCGCGGAGACCGCCCTCGGCCGGGTCGGGGAGCCGGACGACATCGGCGGTGTCGTCGCGTCGCTGCTCTCGGAGCACACCGGCTGGATCAACGGCCAGCGCGTCGAGGCGTCCGGCGGCACCCTGCTGTGA